The DNA window GTTGCCCCTTCGGGATTCTCGGGCTGGAAACTGCGATCGGTCTTTCTTTGGAATGCCTGGTCCACCCCGGACACATCACAATCGAGCGGATGATTGAACTCTTCACGACGGGTCCCGCAGGGATTCTTAAACTGAACCGAGGCGCGCTCACGCCGGGCTTGCCTGCGGATGTCACGCTGTTGGATCTGGAATCAAAGTGGACTTATGACGTCAATAAGTCCGCCTCGAAGTCGCGAAATTCCCCATTCGATGGGAAGGTTTTTAGAGGGCGGGCCGTCGGGACGATAGTTTCTGGTGAGCTGATCTGGCAGGCTTGATCGAATCACGCCACTGTTTCAGCCACTGTTTATACTCAAGTACTAAGCCACCATTCGTCGCAATCAATTGCCCTCGGATGGTGGCATTTGAATTTGCGGTGGTCTCCCGGGAGTAAGGACCGACAGGGAGTAAGCCGTCGCGAACCGATTTCTCGAACTGAGCCGGGCTCAGCCTCTCTGCGAGTGCAACGGCCTCGTCCGCATCCTGCCGCAAGCTATCGAGAAATCGCGTGTGACGGACTTTGAGATTTTCTCCCGTTTCGCCGCAGGTATCACCGTCAGCGAATAATACTCCGAGAACCTGGCCTTCAGCTCGGGTTGGAAACTCGAGGCCGCTTGAAAACACTTCATCTACCGGTCGAACCTTGGAGGATGAAAAGGATGTGCCATAAGAATCTGCGCGCCAAAGTTGGTCGTGGAAACGGCCATTTGCGAAGAAAAAGCGAATTACGCCTGAAGCAGAAAGAATTCCGGTCCCACTCAGGTCGCGAACCCGGATACTCCCCCCTCGAATCGATCTTTTGCCAACCCAAATATCGCCGCTAACGTCCAGTTTGCACAGCATTTTCTGGGGAGATCGAATGGCCATGGGAGAGCGACTTTCATCCGGAAGCGCTCCCGTCCCTCCAAACTGTGCATGGAGAGACACTACTCCTAGGAAAACAGGAATGAGCATAGTACCTTTAGGGTACTATGCCGTCAGGTATAGGGAATAGCGTAAGAACCCTAGTTGGGAGATCGAGTTCTCTTAGTTTCGAGGCGCCAGACCGTCCCCGGGCTTTGGGGTAGGGAAGGGATAGACATTCGGCACGATGCTGACCTCTGTAGTAAAGGTGTGAGGATTCGGGCTTCCATTTTCGTAGCTCAGTTCGACAAAAAAGGCGGTATACCCGGAGCCTGGCTTGGGGACACGGGCGACGTAACGGCCTTTGACGAGCGAAACCTTCTCTGATTTCCATTGCGGACCGGTAGTAGTTAAGCGGAAGTCCCGTGCTTTCGGGTTGGTGATGCTCCAGAGCTTTGCTTCCTTGGGCTGCTCGACTGTTTTGACTGCGATCGCACCGTTTTTGCGATCGATCTTCCAGGACAGATGAGGTCTCGATTTCTGGTTCACGATGGAATCGACAAAGGCGGAGAGGCTTTGAGCCACTCCGGCCGGTTCGAGGCTGTGACGAGTATTGGGCATATAGCGGATGTGGTTTTCGCCCTTCAGCTTGGAGTAGTAGAACTGCGAGCTATCCGGGACAAAGAAATCGTCGCCCGCAGAATTGATCAGCAACTTCGGCATCGTCAAGCGATCCCGGTACTCGAAGGGTTCCTCAATTTTCATGAGCGACTGGAAGCGTTTGGTGTTAAACCAATCGGGAATCCGGCTGTCGACATAATCCTGAATCGCGGGCGCCCAGAACCCGTAAACGCGATAGTGGTGCATGAAGTTGGGCACTATATTCAGAAGGTCGATGACCATTGGGGCGATGGCTACGACGCGCGGATCAACTGCCGCGACGGTCCAGGTGGTCCAGCCACGTTTGGAGGCGCCGCCGACGATGAAGCGATTGACGTCGATCGCGCCGCCTGCCTGTGATTTCAAATAGGCCGTCACCGTATCCATGGCGCGCACTCCGGCCTTGGTCATCGGCAGGCGGAGTGGCCACTGGTCGTCTCCTCCCTTCAGGTATTTCTCCCAGGTGTAAGCGATAATGCCGTCTTCATTGCGCGGCCGGTTTGTTTCGTCAAGAAAGCTCAGGGGCTCGCTTGGAATCTGGCGTAGTTCGGCAACGATCACGCCGTTGTCTTGCGCGATCTTCAGCATGAGCGGATTCGGATTGGGTTTGTTTCCGCGATTGTTTCCGCCGTCGATCCAGAGCAGGGCAATGTTGCTTTTCACGTTGGCGGGCCTGTAGATCTGGATAAAGTGCTTCCAGACCGGCTTGTCCACTTCTTGTGCCGTACGCCAGGTCTGGCTGGTCATCTCGAGCAGAGAAACAGAAACGCCGCTCACACTCGAAGTGCCAGCGGCGTTCCATTGGTAGCTTGGATCGGGAGTCTTCACATAACGATCGAGCGCGGTATCGGCGCCAAACGCAGTAAAGACAAGAAAAAGACTAGAGAGTAGCCGGGTTGGGTGCTTCCGGATCGAGTCCGAGATCGCGAATCGCTTGGGCAGCCGCATTGGCATCCATCTTACCTTCTCGCGCGAGGCGAGAGAGGGCTGCGGCGGCAATGGACTCTGCGTCGATTTCAAAGAAGCGGCGCAAGTGAGCCCGATTCTCAGAGCGGCCAAAGCCATCGGTCCCAAGAGCCGTGAGCCGGCCATCGAGCCAAGGCGCGAGTTGATCAGCGAGCACCTTCATGTATTCGCTCGAGGCGATGATGGGGCCATGCGATCCGTCGAGCACCTGTTGCACCAGGGGACGGCGCGGAGTTTGGTTGGGATGCAGACGGTTCCAGCGTTCCACTTCGATGGCGTCGCGGCGCAGGTTGACATAGCTGGTTACCGACCAGACATCGGCAGCGATGTTGAACTTCTGGGCAAGAATTTCCTGCGCGCGCAGTGCTTCATTCAGCATAGGGCCAGAGCCCCAGAGCTGTACACTCGCCTCGCCGTGGGTGGACTTGCGCAGCTTGTAGATGCCGCGACGGATACCATTCTCGATGTCCGGAATGTCCGTCGGCATTGCGGGCTGCGGATAGTTTTCGTTATAGGCCGTGATGTAGTAGAAGATGTTTTCGCGATCCTGGTACATCCGCCGGATGCCGTCCTGGATGATGACCGCGAGTTCGTAGGCGTAAGCCGGATCGTAGCACTGGCAGGTGGGGACGACGCTGAACAGCACATGCGTGTGACCGTCCTGGTGCTGCAAGCCTTCGCCGTTCAGGGTGGAGCGGCCGGCGGTGCCGCCGATCATGAAACCCTTGCCGCGAGCGTCGGCAAATGCCCAAACTTGATCGCCGACACGCTGGAACCCGAACATCGAATAGTAGATGTAGAACGGGATCATCGGCGTGTTCAGATTCGCGTAAGCCGTGCCGGCAGCGGTGAAGCTGGCCATTGAACCGGCTTCAGTGATGCCTTCTTCCAGAATCTGGCCATCGCGCGATTCCTTGTAGTACAGGAACATATCGCTGTCGACGGGCTTATAGAGCTGGCCTTGGCTGGCGTAGATGCCCACCTGGCGGAACAGCGACTCCATGCCGAAGGTACGTGCCTCGTCGGGGACGATGGGCACAATATACTTTGCGATCGCCTTCTCTTTGAGGATGCTCTTGAGGATACCGACAAAGGCTGCCGTCGTCGAAGCAGGACGGCCGGCAGAGCCACCGAGGGATTCGGCAAAGGAGTCTATGCTCGGCGCGGTGAGCGCCCAGTTCCCTTCGTTGCGGGAAGGAACGGGACCGCCCATCGCGGCGCGCTGCTTTCGGATGTACTGCGCCTCTGGAGAATTTTCGTCAGGCTTATAGAAGCTGGCCGTCATTGCGGCTTCAGCAGGAACCGGAATGCTGAAGCGCTTGCGCACATACTCCAGTTCCGTTTCGTTGAGCTTCTTCTGGTTGTGGGCGACGTTCTTGCCTTCGCCCGCTTCTCCCATGCCGTAGCCCTTGATCGACTTCATGAGGATGACTGTCGGGCCGCCGCGGTGGGCGTAGGCGCGGCGCAGGGCGTTGTAGACCTTGACCGGGTCATGGCCGCCACGCTTGAGATTGGCGATATCGTCGTCGCTCAGGTCGGCTACGAGTTCGGCGAGTTCGGGATACTTTCCAAAGAATTCGCTGCGGGCATAGGCCGGGCCGCGGACCTTGAAATTCTGATATTCACCGTCGACGCATTCGGCCATGCGCTTGGTGAGGATGCCGGTCTTGTCTTTGGCAAAGAGCGGATCCCAGTTGGAGCCCCAGAGGCACTTGATCGTGTTCCAGCCCGCGCCGCGGAAGGCGCCTTCCAGTTCCTGGATGATCGAGCCATTGCCGCGCACCGGGCCATCGAGACGCTGCAGATTGCAGTTGATGATGAAGATGAGATTGTCGAGCTTCTCGCGCGAGGCCAGCGTGAGCGCGCCGAGGCTTTCCGGCTCGTCCGTCTCGCCGTCTCCACCGATCATGATGACTTTGCGATCCGTGACCGGGATCAGACTGCGATTCTCGAGGTAGCGCAGGAAGCGGGCATGGTAGATCGAATTGATCGGACCGAGGCCCATCGAGACGGTGGGGAACTGCCAGAAGTCCGGCATCAGCCATGGATGCGGGTAGCTGGACAGGCCTGGCTTGTCACGCAGCTCGTGGCGGAAATTCATGAGGTGTTCTTCGCTGAGCCGGCCTTCGAGGAAGGCGCGGGAGTAGACACCGGGAGAGGCGTGGCCCTGGTAATAAATGAAATCGCCGGGCTGCGTCGAGCCGTCGGCTGCCTGGATTGAGCCGCGGAAGAAGTGGTTGAAGCCGACTTCGGAGATCGAGGCGAGTGAGGCAAAGGTAGAGATGTGTCCACCAATCCCGTCGTCATACTTATTGGCGCGTACCACCATCGCCATCGCATTCCAACGCACGTAGGACTTGATCCGGCGTTCGATCTCACGATCGCCTGGATACGGAACCTCCTCTGACACGGGAATCGTGTTCACATAAGGGGTGTTCTGGCGCATGGGAGCCGTCACGCCAAGTTGCGCGGCGCGAGACATCAGCTGTTGGAGCAGTTCGCTCGCTCGCTTCTGTCCCGCTTCATCAACGACCTGGTCGAGGGCCTCCAGCCATTCGGAGGTTTCTTGTCCGGCTGCGTCGACTGGAATCTCTGGCTTGGTGGTAATCATTGCTAAAGGGAATCTAGCTATTAATTTAACTTGTTGGAGGATCGGATGGGGAGTCGAATCCTGCCAGGAAGATGGATTCTTTCGATTGGGTGCATCTTTTCGGCCGGGAGCGTGTCTGCTCACGAGGTGGCATGAGTGCTTTCGGATGCCAAGGAATCAGGTTGCTGGCATCCAGGATCGATAAAACAAGAATGGAGCCAAATGTTTTAGAGGGACTGTTGACAGGCAAGGGAATCCTTTGGTGTAATTAAGAAGTCAGCGCGTTCCTCGGTAGCTCAATGGTAGAGCATTCGGCTGTTAACCGAAGGGTTGTAGGTTCGAATCCTACCCGGGGAGCCAAAGATTCTAAAGGGTTTACAGCCCAAACTACCTGCCCTTCTCCCCATCCAAAACAGCGATTGTAGGGACTTTTGTAGGGACACTCCTTCAAAACGAGTATCAACGGATCCACATGGTGGGTCCGTTTGCGTTTGATACGGACTTGCGTGGCGGCATTCGTCTTCCTCTGAAATTGCCATGCGTTCCACCACCCCGCTCCGATGTGGGCGAACGGATTGGGAACTCATCTGTCGTCGTCCTGACTTGCGGGCGGTCTCCGGACCGTTTGCTTGGCTCGAGCTTCCGGTTTATTTCGGCTCTCCCGTTGGGGCTGTTCGGTGGCTTGGGATTCGGTGCTAGCGTTCTGCTGTTTCAGCCAGATTTGTTGCACAGCATCGCGCTTGGTTTGCATGCGGATGTGGCTGTAGTGCTTCACCATTTGAGGACTGACATGGCCTGCAAGGTCCATAATCGTTTGATCGCCGACCCCGCTCTCGGCAAGCTCAGTGATGAAGGTGTGGCGCGCGTCATGCAGTCGCCCCTTAACGCCGGCGCGTTTGCGTAGGTTCGTCCATGCGGTTTTCAAGGTGGTGACCGGGCGGGTCGGGTCCAATTTATTCGAGCGGCCCCCGGGAAATAGATACCAATCCGGAAGAATGGAGCCGAATCGCGCAACAAACCAT is part of the Bryobacter aggregatus MPL3 genome and encodes:
- a CDS encoding PhoPQ-activated pathogenicity-related family protein, with protein sequence MRLPKRFAISDSIRKHPTRLLSSLFLVFTAFGADTALDRYVKTPDPSYQWNAAGTSSVSGVSVSLLEMTSQTWRTAQEVDKPVWKHFIQIYRPANVKSNIALLWIDGGNNRGNKPNPNPLMLKIAQDNGVIVAELRQIPSEPLSFLDETNRPRNEDGIIAYTWEKYLKGGDDQWPLRLPMTKAGVRAMDTVTAYLKSQAGGAIDVNRFIVGGASKRGWTTWTVAAVDPRVVAIAPMVIDLLNIVPNFMHHYRVYGFWAPAIQDYVDSRIPDWFNTKRFQSLMKIEEPFEYRDRLTMPKLLINSAGDDFFVPDSSQFYYSKLKGENHIRYMPNTRHSLEPAGVAQSLSAFVDSIVNQKSRPHLSWKIDRKNGAIAVKTVEQPKEAKLWSITNPKARDFRLTTTGPQWKSEKVSLVKGRYVARVPKPGSGYTAFFVELSYENGSPNPHTFTTEVSIVPNVYPFPTPKPGDGLAPRN
- the aceE gene encoding pyruvate dehydrogenase (acetyl-transferring), homodimeric type, whose amino-acid sequence is MITTKPEIPVDAAGQETSEWLEALDQVVDEAGQKRASELLQQLMSRAAQLGVTAPMRQNTPYVNTIPVSEEVPYPGDREIERRIKSYVRWNAMAMVVRANKYDDGIGGHISTFASLASISEVGFNHFFRGSIQAADGSTQPGDFIYYQGHASPGVYSRAFLEGRLSEEHLMNFRHELRDKPGLSSYPHPWLMPDFWQFPTVSMGLGPINSIYHARFLRYLENRSLIPVTDRKVIMIGGDGETDEPESLGALTLASREKLDNLIFIINCNLQRLDGPVRGNGSIIQELEGAFRGAGWNTIKCLWGSNWDPLFAKDKTGILTKRMAECVDGEYQNFKVRGPAYARSEFFGKYPELAELVADLSDDDIANLKRGGHDPVKVYNALRRAYAHRGGPTVILMKSIKGYGMGEAGEGKNVAHNQKKLNETELEYVRKRFSIPVPAEAAMTASFYKPDENSPEAQYIRKQRAAMGGPVPSRNEGNWALTAPSIDSFAESLGGSAGRPASTTAAFVGILKSILKEKAIAKYIVPIVPDEARTFGMESLFRQVGIYASQGQLYKPVDSDMFLYYKESRDGQILEEGITEAGSMASFTAAGTAYANLNTPMIPFYIYYSMFGFQRVGDQVWAFADARGKGFMIGGTAGRSTLNGEGLQHQDGHTHVLFSVVPTCQCYDPAYAYELAVIIQDGIRRMYQDRENIFYYITAYNENYPQPAMPTDIPDIENGIRRGIYKLRKSTHGEASVQLWGSGPMLNEALRAQEILAQKFNIAADVWSVTSYVNLRRDAIEVERWNRLHPNQTPRRPLVQQVLDGSHGPIIASSEYMKVLADQLAPWLDGRLTALGTDGFGRSENRAHLRRFFEIDAESIAAAALSRLAREGKMDANAAAQAIRDLGLDPEAPNPATL